ATTTGTATTCCAGCGCCTGCACCGGCCATTGCGCAACCTGCTGTAAGAATTGTTGGGTCGTGTCGGAGCTAAACGTCAGTTCCAGTAGTCGCGGTGATTGTGCGGACGGGGCGACGGTGAAACCGGTGTAGTTCCGGGCTGAATCCCCAGCGTTGGGTTTTACGGCAGTCAGTGCATTCATCAGAATCGATCCTCTCGGTAGATTGTCGTGGGAGACATGGCGATGCTCATTTCGTAGCCATAAATTAAAAATATCTACATTTTCAATAAACGCATACAAAACGGCCAATTTGTTTAATTTTTGTGATCAAAAACAACAAATATTTAACAATATGAGTTGTGTGGATAAAGGGGGAAGGGGCAGGGATTTTTCACTAAAGGTAATGTAAAACAATGCATTAATAGAAGGCGACCGCTGGGAGGAGAGCCCAGCGGTGCACCCATAGATCAGTTCCAGTCGGTGATCGTTCTCGTCGACACGCACCCTCAGCCAGCGCGGTAGCCCATAATGGCAAACAGCGTTTCACCGCCTTGCGCGCCTGCGGCCAGAAAACCCTCTGCGTTGAGCGCTAACGGGCGTCGTGTTACCGAGTTCCCGACATTACCGCCGATAATTTCAATTTCATCAGCCCCAACAGAAACCACTAAATCCGTATGGCTGCTGTAATTGCCAAGATGTTGATGATCGTAATCGACGACTTTATCGGGATCCCGATCCCAGCACACCAGATCGCCGACCTGGGGTTTACGCTCATTCAGTCTGTAGCCCCAATACAGCGCATTGGCGTTACCCTGATTTCTGTCGCGGATGGATTTACTGATGTAGGTCGCATGCGAGGCCGAGTAGGCAAACCGATCCCCGGCCCCCGCCTGGCGCATCACCCATGAAATAAATGCCGCTGACCACGGCCAGTCATGATCCCGTCCGTCCAGATCGTCTCGTCCGATCTTCGCCCAATACAGACCGACGCGCTGCCACCAGCCATCTTCACCCTCTTTACGCCCGGTATGGATAATGCCTCCGCTGCGGTTGTAACGCTGATCGCCGAAAAAGCGCCATTCTTCGGTTGCGATTGTCGCCGCACTGGCGGTTAAACCTGTAGCGGAAGAAACCACAAATTGGGGTTCTGACGCGGGTGCTGCTGCTCCGTTTCCACTTGTCGCTTCGTCAATAAACGGCACCGTGCCTTGCTCCGTGAGAGGCGTCGCGACCGGATTTACCGGTATTCCGGTCGCCGGATTCACCGGGATTCCGTGGGCATTAATCGGTACCTGCGAAAGATCCCAATTGCCACGTTCAATTTCGACGCGTAAACATTTTGTCCGGTAGACCGTCGGATGCAGTACCGGGTTACTATGGTTGGCAAGCCATGAATTTCGCACCCTGACATACTCGGAAATCCACGTGCGCTCATTACCTCCGCTGGCCGGAGGAACCTCACGAAACCGGGAACGCAGGAACGGTAAGATGCTGCCGCTATGGACAAAAGAGTCATAGATGACCAGCATGGAAAGGGCTTCTTTAAAGCCAAACGTTTGTGCCCATTTCAGCGCGGGAGTGAAGTAGCGCTCATCAAAAAACAGGTCCTGAACGGTCTTCATTATCGGGTCGTCGCTGCCAGCGCGACGAAGCAGACTCTTGAACTGCTCATGATCAACCAGAGGTGTATTTCCGATTAGAGGAACGAAGGGGGCAAGCTCGGCGCTGAATCGCCCGTTTGCATTGACGTATCGGGCCACCAGATCCTTAAGTTTGCCGTATTCGGTGGTTTGCGAACGGCCATAGGTCACCTGTCGAATCTGGTGCGGGCCATCATGAAATGTCGCAATGGCAGAATAATCACCCTCGGCTGAACCGGTTTCAAAAGCATTCAGGACGCGTTCACAAATACTTTTTTGTACGGGTGTGAGTAGCATAAAATCCCTCCTGTTATCGATAGTGAGTGAATACACATCGCTCATTTTTTCTTACGGGCGGGGTGGTCTGGATCGGAGGGTTTTGGGCCCGTGGAGCGTATCTGCATGACGCGCTGAAGTGTGTCGAACCAGAATTGGCCGCCGAGCGAGACCGCGAAAATGGTGACCAGCAATCCCGCTGCTTTTGCCAGGTATTCCCACACGTTTTGCGGCAAACCTTTCCATCCGAATGAGAGGCCGGTAGCCTGCAAGGCTGATACCGCACGGTCATATTGTGCTGTGGCATCTGTAACCTGATCGGTCGCTTGCTTAACGCTGACGTTTGTCGTTTTGTTATTCGCCTCTTTGGCCTGAGCTTTCGCATTAGTCAGTGTCTGCTGCGCGATATTCACCATTTTTTCGCGTGTTGCAGGATTTGAGGCCAGTACTGTCGCGATATTGATGGAGTCGACATTTCCGCTGAGAACCAGAAGCGCGGCGACGATAAGCGTGATGGTCTGTGTTTTGCGTTTGTACCAACCGGAGGCGCGGTCCATCACCGCATCAAACTGTTTTGCGACGGCCTGGCGAAACTGAGTTGCATCGTTTTCAGTCTGCATCACTACTGTTTCAAGGATCCCTTTTATACGGTTATTTTCCGCCGTCCCCGGCAGCGTATTCACCCCTGCGCAAAGCGTCGCCATGACGCTTTTCCCCACGACTAACGATTCCACAACCTGTCCGACAATTTCTGGGGGAATATAAGAGGGGAGACCGTTTTTGCCTTTGCTGAGGGATTGAATCAAAGGATGCGCATAAAATTGGGTAATAAACTGTTCATTCGGCGCCAGTTCTCCTGAAAATAACTCTTTCAGCGCCATTTCAAGATTTTTGCTGCGGATATTGGTCCAGGCAGAAATGGCTTCAACGATAGCGGTACAGGCAATTCCGAACGTAAAGTATACGGTCATAAGCCCAATCAGTACGTCGAGCGTCTCCAGTCCAAACATGTTGTTTTCCTCACCACCAGGCGTGTTCGGTCAACCGCTGCCGGAAATCGCGTAGATTTCTCCCTGAAAATATGAATCAGATAGCATAAATAATCGTTAATATTTTCGTCGTAATTTGTCGCGCGATATCAATCATTCGTCGCATCCCGCTGGGTTTCCCGTTTAGAAAACAGTGATGATGGTGATGCGTCAGTGAAACTGAATAATTTCTGAAGGGTGAAATGATGAGGTGCACTGGAAGATGGCGAGATGGTTAGCCGCCTGAACGATTAACGTATATTTTACTTTTGCCGCCTTTGTATTAATGATAAATAAATATTTCTGTAAAAAGAGTAAATGGCTTTTGTTGCAAACTTAATTTTATTGCAATGTTAACATCAGAATTACTAAGCGTTGCTTTGTTGATTTAAATACTATTTTTGCATACTGTTTGGGGCGGTCTTTTCGTTAAGCAGACCCAAGGGTAAGGAACTGTTGCTAAATCACAACAGATAAAAGGGAGAATACTATACTGACGTTATATACCTGTTCGAGTATCCACCATGCAACTTTTCAGTATCATCATTCTGTTAACCATTACGGTTATCATTCATTCGCTGTGGATGTTAGGTGTTATTAAATATATTAAATTTAACTATGGCAACGCCTGGCGAGTTGTTTTAGGTAATGTTGCATTTGTTATTTCGATGCTTTTTGCTCATTTGCTTGAGGCCTCTCTTTTTGCCGCGTTTTATCTTTCTGTCAATGCGTTAGACAATTGGGAAACCAGTTTCTACTTTTCGTTAGTGAGCTATGCCACCGTCGGTTACGGCGATGTCACCCTGCCGGGTGAATGGCGGATGGTCGGTGCGGTAGAAGGGCTGATTGGGGCATTGATGGTGGGATGGTCCGTCGCCGTGCTGGTCGCATTGTTGCAGCGGTTGAAGTTTTTAACTGAAAAATAAGGCGTTAACCGGAGTCGATTATTATTCATCATACCCGGGCATCGCCGGGAATTATCGGCGACTGCCCGGCGCACTGTCATTTCCGGCGCTTCTTTTTCCTCAATGTTATCAATCAGGCTGACGCGGAATAAGAATGGCTCATCAGCTCCTCCATAAACAGGCGAAGGATTGCCGGTTGCGTTGCTCCCCGTTTTGTTATCGAAGAAAACGGCCATGTTGAGCCAAATTGCTCAGGCTCTATCTGGCGCATTTGACCTGCGTTGACCCACTGGCGGGCATAATGCCTGGGGAGAAAACCGAGGTACGCGCCGGTCAGAATGAGAATAGCCTGTGCTTCGACATTGTCGACGGTGGCGGCGGCATAGCTTGATTTGAGCAATTGCAGATCGCGTTGTTGCAGAAAGCCGCGCGCGACAATTTGACTCTCACGGATCGCATTGATGAGGGCATCGCCGCCCGGAGGATTATCGAAAAGCGGGTGATAGCGACTGCAATACAGACCATCGGGTTCATCGTACAACTGCGTATAAGAGAGCCCTGCCACCTCAAACGGGAAATGGCCAATGGCGACGTGCAGCCGCCCGTCCAGGACGCGTCCTTCCAGCTCTGCGGGTGTGCCAATGTAGATATCCAGCTGCACATCGTGACCATGTGAAACGAACTGGCGCAACGTACGCGACAAAACGCTGTCGTTGTCGGTGGCGGTATTGTCAATGATGCCCAGATAGAGCTTGCCGGAAATGTGCCGCTTGAGCGCGGAGGTATCCATACAAAACGTATCCACAGCCAGAAATAGCCGCTGCGCCGCCTCGTAAGTGGCGGTGCCGTATTCCGTCAGTCGAAACCCACAACGCCCGCGTTCGCACAATTTGACGCCGAGGCGAGTCTCCAGGCTGGTCATATGTTCGCTGATCGTGGACTGGCTCACATTCAACGCCGCCTGAGCTGCAGAAAAACCGTTACATTTCACAATAGTCATGAAAATTCTGAGTAGCTTCAGGTCAATATTCTGCAGTTGATTCACGTCTCTATCCCCTTATGCGTTACTTCGGAAATGCCGATATGAACATCTGATGTTTTCTATTTTTATCATGCAAATTGTTGTCCATAGTCATTGTTATGGCAAGTGAACCTGTGCTTGGTCATTTCAGAAAATCCACAGATTGGGGGAGAGAGTATGGGGAACAATAACTACGAGTCTGGACGATTGAACCTGCCGTTTGTCGGCCATTGTACTTTTGCTAAAGCGCCGGTATGCCTCAACTGGGAAGAGATTGATGCCGATGTCGCGATCCTTGGCGCGCCCAACGATATGGGGACGCAATGGCGCTCTGGTGCGCGCTTCGGACCCCGCGGCATCCGCGAAGCTTCTACGTTATTTTCGTTTGGTCATGCCGGTGCCTATGACCATGAAGATGATGTGCTGTATCTGACACAAGACCAGGTACGGATGGTTGATGTGGGCGATGCGGACATCGTGCACACCGATATGACCAGCAGTAACGCAAACATTGAACTGGCGGTACGTAAGATCCTGGCTTCCGGCGCGATGCCGGTGGTGCTGGGTGGCGACCATTCCATTCACGCCCCGGTCATTAAGGCCTATGAAGGGCGCGGGCCGATTCACATCGTCCATTTCGATGCCCACCTCGACTTTGTCGATGAGCGCCACGGTGTGCGCTATGGCCATGGCAGCCCGCTGCGCCGCGCGTCAGAAATGAATCACATCACGGGCATGACGCAACTCGGTATTCGCAACGTCTCCTCATCCAACCGCAGCGACTACGACGCGGCGCGTGCGGCGGGTTCCAATATCCTGTCGGTACGCGACGTGCGCCGTTTAGGCGTCGAAGGCGTGCTGGAGCAGATCCCGCAGGGCTGCAACTACTACCTCACCATTGATATCGACGGTTTTGATCCGTCGATTGCCCCGGGCACCGGTACGCCGAGCCACGGTGGTTTCCAGTACTACGAGGTGCTGGAGATTATTCAGGCGCTGGCGAAACGCAGCGGCGGCAACATTATCGGTATGGATTTGGTCGAAGTGGCGCCCGCCTACGATCCCACCGGCGTGACCTCGATTCTGGCAGCCCAACTGCTGATGAATAGCATTGGTTTTATTTTCTACGAGCGTAAGCAATCCCAGGCTCGCTGAGCAACAAGTGGGTGGTTAAACCACCCCTCTGAACCCTACCTGCATAACCCGTGAGTTAAAAATCGGGTGTAAAAAAAAGAGGATCATCAAATGGATGCAGCAGTAACGCACTATCTCAATCGTTACGGTATTTTAGACGCGACACGGCGCTTTCTGAGCAAACCGCAGAAAATGTTTATTGGCGGCGAGTGGGTTGACGGTAGCGAAGGGGAGGTCAGCGCCGTTATCGAGCCTTCCACCCAGGGCGTGCTGACCACGATCCCGCTGGCTACCGCGTCTGACCTCGACCGCGCCGTGGCGGCGGCTCGTCAACAGTTCGACCACGGTGAGTGGCGTCGTCTGAAACCGCTGGAACGCGAGCGTATGCTGCATCGCCTGGCGGATCTGATTGAAGCCAATGCTAGAGAACTTGCCGAGATCGAATCCATTGATATGGGGAAATCGGTGACCCAGGCGCGCGACGTGGATATCCAGGGCACCATCGACACTTTTCGCTACTTCGCGGGCTGGGCTTCAAAGCTGCATGGCCGCACGGTAGAACCTTCGCTGCCGGGCAATTATCTGGCGTATACCCGCAAAGAGCCGATCGGCGTAGTGGCCGCGATTGTGCCGTGGAACTTCCCCCTGCAAACCATGGCGTGGAAACTGGCGGCGGCGCTGGCGGTGGGCTGTACTGCGGTGATTAAACCCGCCGAACTGACCTCATTGTCGACCCTGCGTTTTGCTGAACTGGTCCAGGAAGCGGGTATTCCGGACGGCGTGGTGAATATCGTCACCGGATACGGCAGTGTGATAGGCGCAGCCATGACCGCGCATCCGGGGATCGACAAAGTGACCTTTACCGGTTCGACGCCTGTCGGGCGTTCCGTCGGGCAGACGGCAGTTGAGAACATCAAGCGCGTGACCCTGGAGCTGGGCGGAAAATCCCCGGTTCTGGTGCTGGAAGATGCCGATATCCCTGCCGCCGCACAGGCGGTT
This Citrobacter enshiensis DNA region includes the following protein-coding sequences:
- a CDS encoding DUF2272 domain-containing protein, whose translation is MLLTPVQKSICERVLNAFETGSAEGDYSAIATFHDGPHQIRQVTYGRSQTTEYGKLKDLVARYVNANGRFSAELAPFVPLIGNTPLVDHEQFKSLLRRAGSDDPIMKTVQDLFFDERYFTPALKWAQTFGFKEALSMLVIYDSFVHSGSILPFLRSRFREVPPASGGNERTWISEYVRVRNSWLANHSNPVLHPTVYRTKCLRVEIERGNWDLSQVPINAHGIPVNPATGIPVNPVATPLTEQGTVPFIDEATSGNGAAAPASEPQFVVSSATGLTASAATIATEEWRFFGDQRYNRSGGIIHTGRKEGEDGWWQRVGLYWAKIGRDDLDGRDHDWPWSAAFISWVMRQAGAGDRFAYSASHATYISKSIRDRNQGNANALYWGYRLNERKPQVGDLVCWDRDPDKVVDYDHQHLGNYSSHTDLVVSVGADEIEIIGGNVGNSVTRRPLALNAEGFLAAGAQGGETLFAIMGYRAG
- a CDS encoding potassium channel family protein; amino-acid sequence: MQLFSIIILLTITVIIHSLWMLGVIKYIKFNYGNAWRVVLGNVAFVISMLFAHLLEASLFAAFYLSVNALDNWETSFYFSLVSYATVGYGDVTLPGEWRMVGAVEGLIGALMVGWSVAVLVALLQRLKFLTEK
- a CDS encoding LysR family transcriptional regulator, whose amino-acid sequence is MNQLQNIDLKLLRIFMTIVKCNGFSAAQAALNVSQSTISEHMTSLETRLGVKLCERGRCGFRLTEYGTATYEAAQRLFLAVDTFCMDTSALKRHISGKLYLGIIDNTATDNDSVLSRTLRQFVSHGHDVQLDIYIGTPAELEGRVLDGRLHVAIGHFPFEVAGLSYTQLYDEPDGLYCSRYHPLFDNPPGGDALINAIRESQIVARGFLQQRDLQLLKSSYAAATVDNVEAQAILILTGAYLGFLPRHYARQWVNAGQMRQIEPEQFGSTWPFSSITKRGATQPAILRLFMEELMSHSYSASA
- the speB gene encoding agmatinase, producing MGNNNYESGRLNLPFVGHCTFAKAPVCLNWEEIDADVAILGAPNDMGTQWRSGARFGPRGIREASTLFSFGHAGAYDHEDDVLYLTQDQVRMVDVGDADIVHTDMTSSNANIELAVRKILASGAMPVVLGGDHSIHAPVIKAYEGRGPIHIVHFDAHLDFVDERHGVRYGHGSPLRRASEMNHITGMTQLGIRNVSSSNRSDYDAARAAGSNILSVRDVRRLGVEGVLEQIPQGCNYYLTIDIDGFDPSIAPGTGTPSHGGFQYYEVLEIIQALAKRSGGNIIGMDLVEVAPAYDPTGVTSILAAQLLMNSIGFIFYERKQSQAR
- a CDS encoding aldehyde dehydrogenase family protein gives rise to the protein MDAAVTHYLNRYGILDATRRFLSKPQKMFIGGEWVDGSEGEVSAVIEPSTQGVLTTIPLATASDLDRAVAAARQQFDHGEWRRLKPLERERMLHRLADLIEANARELAEIESIDMGKSVTQARDVDIQGTIDTFRYFAGWASKLHGRTVEPSLPGNYLAYTRKEPIGVVAAIVPWNFPLQTMAWKLAAALAVGCTAVIKPAELTSLSTLRFAELVQEAGIPDGVVNIVTGYGSVIGAAMTAHPGIDKVTFTGSTPVGRSVGQTAVENIKRVTLELGGKSPVLVLEDADIPAAAQAVANGVFFNSGQVCDAGTRAYIHRSIYDRFLAALADYTATLKMAPGLDPECFISPLVSAKQQDTVLSYIDAGVREGATVYYGGRSQDREGFFVEPTIFAHCRNDMRIVQEEIFGPVLVTAPFDTVEEAVELANDSPFGLAAAIYSNDLARVHTLIPQLHAGSVYVNAHSTIDPALPFGGFKESGFGKDLGPEQLDYLMETKTVWITLPS